DNA from Bacteroidota bacterium:
CTTTCGACAGTTTCATGCGTTTGGCTGTAGCGTCAATAATGCGCATATTGGCCTGATGAGGTACCAGCCATGCAATATCGTCGGCAGTAAGGTTATTGCGTGCAATAATTTCTTCAGATACATCGGCCATTTTGGAAACCGCCATTTTAAACACGGCCTGTCCTTCCTGATAGATGAAATGTTCGCGTGCGTCAATGGTAGCATGCGATGCGGGTTTTACCGATCCGCCGGCTTTCTGGTGCAGATTCACTCTGCCGCTGCCATCAACCTGAAGAATGGAATCCATGATACCGAATTCCTCGGTAGTAGGCTCGAGCATCACAGCGCCGGCACCGTCGCCAAAAATAACGCAGGTAGCGCGGTCGGTATAGTCAACAATGGATGACATTTTTTCGGCACCCACAACAATTACTTTTTTGGCAGAACCCGTTTCTACAAATTTGGATGCGGTGGCCAGTGCATATAAAAAGCCCGAACAGCCCGCGTTCAGATCATAACTGAATGCGTTCTTGATTCCGACTTTATCACATATAATATTGGCCGTTGCAGGAAACTGCATATCGGGGGTAACGGTGGCACAAATAAGATAATCAATCTCTTCAGGTTTGGTGCCGGTCTTTTTAAGAAGCAGATTTACAGCTTCGGTACCCAAATCCGATGAGCCCTTGCCTTCACCTTTCAGTATTCTTCTTTCGGAGATTCCGGTACGAGAGAGAATCCACTCGTCTGTAGTGTCAACGATACGTTCCAGCTCTTTATTCGTGAGAATATAATCAGGAAGATATCCGGCAACACCGGTAATCGCTGCTCTGATCCTGGTCATTGGTCATCGCATTAAATAGTGATCATTCCGTGGGTTGAAAAGGAAACTAAGCGGTAGCTGTTTTTTCAAGTACCTGTTTTCCTTTATAAAAGCCACATTCCTTGCAAACGCGATGCAGCAGGATGGGGGCTCCGCAATTAGAACATACGATTACGGTCGGCGCAACGGCCTTTACGTGTGTCCTTCTTTTTTTTGTTCTGGTTGATGAGAACCTGTGTTTAGGATGTGCCATAAAGCAAAAAAATTTAATTGATCAACTTCTGGAGGTCGTCCCAGCGGGAGTCGCTCTCTTCTTTCTTAAGATATTGTTCAAGTTTACGAATAACTTCTTCGTTGCAGGAGCTTTTCCCATGTTCATCTTCGGGATGCACTCTGCGTATGGGCAGCATCAGGTGAGTAAACTCATAGATGTACTGACTGACATCCAGCTGGTACGATGAGGGAGGCAGAATCACTACTTCATCTGTTTCCTCTTCGTTATTGTCGCTGAATTTTACATACAGCCTGTTGTTGCCATGCAACGGAAATTCAAGGGGCTCGAGGCAGCGGTCGCACGAAACTTCCGTGATGCCGTCGATTGAAAAATCAAGAATGAGCGAATC
Protein-coding regions in this window:
- a CDS encoding beta-ketoacyl-ACP synthase III; protein product: MTRIRAAITGVAGYLPDYILTNKELERIVDTTDEWILSRTGISERRILKGEGKGSSDLGTEAVNLLLKKTGTKPEEIDYLICATVTPDMQFPATANIICDKVGIKNAFSYDLNAGCSGFLYALATASKFVETGSAKKVIVVGAEKMSSIVDYTDRATCVIFGDGAGAVMLEPTTEEFGIMDSILQVDGSGRVNLHQKAGGSVKPASHATIDAREHFIYQEGQAVFKMAVSKMADVSEEIIARNNLTADDIAWLVPHQANMRIIDATAKRMKLSKDKVMINIEKYGNTTAATLPLCLWEWEPRLHKGDNIILTAFGAGFTWGTIYLKWAYDGK
- the rpmF gene encoding 50S ribosomal protein L32 encodes the protein MAHPKHRFSSTRTKKRRTHVKAVAPTVIVCSNCGAPILLHRVCKECGFYKGKQVLEKTATA
- a CDS encoding DUF177 domain-containing protein, which translates into the protein MPPFKQGFVVEDTKQFIINFNGLAAGKHQFVFNIDDTFFEHFEYSEIHKGQIKVELELTKELDSLILDFSIDGITEVSCDRCLEPLEFPLHGNNRLYVKFSDNNEEETDEVVILPPSSYQLDVSQYIYEFTHLMLPIRRVHPEDEHGKSSCNEEVIRKLEQYLKKEESDSRWDDLQKLIN